A stretch of the Arachis stenosperma cultivar V10309 chromosome 6, arast.V10309.gnm1.PFL2, whole genome shotgun sequence genome encodes the following:
- the LOC130935913 gene encoding nucleolin 2-like isoform X2, with amino-acid sequence MSRWLMLTQQRKLWIKDTICLETCHLVCNDLTYCGEVVDVRFSVDDTGRFKRFGHVEFAIAEVAQSALELNEHELLNRPVRLDLARERGSYIPGGSNFFQKGDQCQTGQTLYWVLINLLEKR; translated from the exons ATGTCGAGATGGTTGATGCTGACTCAGCAAAGAAAGTT GTGGATCAAAGACACTATTTGTTTGGAAACCTGTCATTTAGTTTGCAACGATCTGACTT ATTGTGGAGAAGTTGTTGATGTTCGTTTTTCTGTTGACGATACTGGGAGGTTTAAACGCTTTGGACatgttgagtttgctattgcaGAGGTAGCACAAAGT GCTCTTGAATTGAATGAGCATGAGTTGTTGAATCGACCTGTTAGGCTTGATTTAGCTCGTGAAAGAGGTTCATATATCCCTGGTGGCAG CAATTTCTTCCAGAAAGGTGATCAGTGTCAAACTGGTCAAACTTTATACTGGGTTTTGATAAATCTCTTGGAGAAGag ATAA
- the LOC130935913 gene encoding nucleolin 2-like isoform X1, protein MSRWLMLTQQRKLWIKDTICLETCHLVCNDLTCMYCISYISLFIVYFFSYDVMLLLFNEEFFKDCGEVVDVRFSVDDTGRFKRFGHVEFAIAEVAQSALELNEHELLNRPVRLDLARERGSYIPGGSNFFQKGDQCQTGQTLYWVLINLLEKR, encoded by the exons ATGTCGAGATGGTTGATGCTGACTCAGCAAAGAAAGTT GTGGATCAAAGACACTATTTGTTTGGAAACCTGTCATTTAGTTTGCAACGATCTGACTTGTATGTATTGTATATCTTATATTTCCTTGTTTAtagtgtattttttttcttatgatGTCATGTTACTGTTGTTCAATGAGGAGTTTTTCAAAGATTGTGGAGAAGTTGTTGATGTTCGTTTTTCTGTTGACGATACTGGGAGGTTTAAACGCTTTGGACatgttgagtttgctattgcaGAGGTAGCACAAAGT GCTCTTGAATTGAATGAGCATGAGTTGTTGAATCGACCTGTTAGGCTTGATTTAGCTCGTGAAAGAGGTTCATATATCCCTGGTGGCAG CAATTTCTTCCAGAAAGGTGATCAGTGTCAAACTGGTCAAACTTTATACTGGGTTTTGATAAATCTCTTGGAGAAGag ATAA